A section of the Oncorhynchus nerka isolate Pitt River linkage group LG3, Oner_Uvic_2.0, whole genome shotgun sequence genome encodes:
- the map3k19 gene encoding mitogen-activated protein kinase kinase kinase 19 isoform X1, whose product MLAVRDVDLFEELDVRLPWEYRPVEVVRELLALSADLGVCDVNGCSALHYAAQIESPLKDELIHMMVESLRQPAPTPLDLQCFHPDELRVNSPSPSPSLTDELRATNSPSSSPYLTQNVLIQTAASTEDLLESPECVPLSDHHKAINQDKGLSLSFQSAMDTLMDMRQAYQDLGKGSSQCSSLPSLWFRARHLDKLDPTPGLLKTTGSSSCLPVPPRLRWEAVAPSPVAPHPAQLSQSAPGLLEPLLDSLVQARVHIQNRLGCGETEKKSSGRKGSFPALLPGPIRTPKLLAPLEGRHRNGGVLPGLKHPSPLKPISLVPLTSMSSITSRLRRERLARTRVSPRGSPGTRGGSEESSFSSQSSIDLEVEVDDNKRDLRDLRETTAKQHAGETLEGRLQLDLDSSGKFNVGDYSQDNADHRNRESTRHQGAFPRDNKEGVSIKSDPGGRGYKAIIELSHQLNPDLTNFKDVNSTSCFERDCEGEVVAVEWTKVMCSGGLSKETTSTEPTTTCPFASKRNGNKEIQVDDNAKTSVVDDTEYQCLPSTVNVTLPELNPPTEKKIKPIKPAKNKESRGSTSIQTNQSFNVLAHKDHIRGNSKSKSNLRTSPIPSQVKGKVRKPPDLIVNGITSTKTGQKSTDSTSVRTRVTEPIHPSCKKLNNDKKALKIKVPCQKHIQQREPKSARQAKTGSQLGTLRAKSAVDYITYSDIFQEINTGDEEGPVIYEMFAGPVFDNIRVSSSSERTRQVLSAPSRKTQTHRTKHKCPKPLESRRVRRSPVDKAKQRKNRAIRPISRGKSHLTPIASTHDKDHVVVISGLDLQIHIQTKTELVLGKDGEETVSPSTPEVQEGDHMLSLSVIEEVLSMSSHTPNPLISHHWPRDETSPSQTKTKLTSHSDLDDDHHHVLHNRGPMANMSENEKNKANHLDHSSTPSNCPVQPKINTWTSGSCDSRTVSPVFQKFLDDVGEGPLTDDLLRCLAEELISLDERDGVCPENNCDSDQREFRNNSELRCEKSLLGDFTSPGEVLSGSGLVVDDAITWRKGEVLGRGAYGTVYCGLTNQGQLIAVKQVALDASDLETADKEYNRLQEEVDLLKNLHHDNIVGFLGTSLRDHMVSIFMEYVPGGSIASVLHRFGPLPERVLALYTRQILEGVSYLHLNRVIHRDLKGNNVMLMPTGVVKLIDFGCARRLRCLTHTYSHSDLLKSVHGTPYWMAPEVINETGHGRKSDIWSVGCTVFEMATGKPPLSHMDKMAALFYIGARRGLMPSLPDRFSEDARDFVQVCLTNDQKQRPSAEQLLDHPFIPNNVILV is encoded by the exons ATGCTGGCTGTGAGGGACGTCGACTTGTTTGAGGAGCTGGACGTCCGGTTGCCATGGGAATACAGACCTGTGGAGGTGGTCAGGGAACTGCTGGCTCTCTCAGC TGACCTGGGGGTGTGTGATGTCAACGGCTGTTCTGCTCTTCACTATGCTGCACAGATAGAGAGCCCCCTGAAAGACGAACTCATCCACATGATGGTTGAGTCCCTCAGACAGCCAG CGCCCACGCCCCTGGACCTGCAGTGCTTCCACCCTGATGAGCTGAGAGTAAactcccccagcccctctccctctctaaccgaTGAGCTGAGAGCAACAAACTCCCCAAGCTCCTCTCCCTATCTGACCCAAAATGTCCTCATTCAGACTGCTGCCAGCACAGAG GATTTGCTGGAGTCTCCAGAGTGCGTTCCTTTATCCGACCATCATAAAGCCATCAATCAAG ATAAGgggctctccctctccttccagaGCGCCATGGATACCCTGATGGACATGAGGCAAGCCTAccaagatctggggaagggtagcag TCAATGTTCATCTCTACCCAGTCTGTGGTTCAGAGCCAGACACTTAGACAAACTGGATCCTACACCGGGGCTATTGAAGACCACAGGAAGCTCATCCTGCCTGCCTGTTCCCCCCAGGCTCAGATGGGAGGCTGTGGCCCCCAGCCCGGTGGCCCCTCACCCAGCCCAGCTGAGCCAATCTGCCCCCGGTCTATTGGAGCCTCTCCTGGACTCTCTGGTCCAGGCCAGAGTTCACATCCAGAACA GGCTTGgatgtggtgaaacagagaaaAAAAGCAGTGGTCGAAAG GGCTCCTTCCCTGCCCTGCTTCCAGGCCCCATCAGGACCCCCAAGCTGTTAGCCCCTCTGGAGGGGAGGCATAGAAACGGAGGAGTGCTGCCCGGCCTGAAGCACCCTTCTCCCCTAAAGCCCATCAGCCTTGTGCCCCTGACCTCCATGTCCTCCATAACCTCcaggctgaggagggagaggCTGGCCAGGACCAGGGTGAGCCCCAGAGGGTCCCCAGGCACCAGAGGGGGCAGCGAGGAGAGCAGCTTCAGTAGCCAATCCTCCATTGActtggaggtagaggtggatgaCAATAAGAGAGACTTAAGAGACCTAAGAGAGACTACAGCAAAACAACACGCTGGAGAGACTTTAGAGGGAAGGTTGCAGTTGGATCTAGACTCATCTGGAAAGTTTAATGTTGGAGATTACAGTCAGGATAATGCAGACCATAGGAATAGGGAGTCGACAAGACATCAGGGTGCCTTTCCTAGGGATAACAAGGAAGGAGTATCTATCAAATCTGACCCTGGAGGGAGAGGGTACAAAGCAATAATTGAGTTGAGTCACCAACTTAACCCCGATTTGACGAATTTCAAAGATGTTAACAGCACTTCATGCTTTGAGAGGGACTGTGAGGGTGAGGTTGTGGCAGTGGAATGGACGAAGGTGATGTGCTCAGGGGGTCTCTCAAAAGAGACTACAAGTACTGAGCCAACTACCACATGTCCCTTTGCATCTAAAAGAAATGGAAACAAAGAGATTCAAGTTGATGACAATGCAAAGACTAGTGTTGTGGACGACACCGAGTATCAATGTCTTCCTTCTACTGTGAATGTCACACTACCTGAATTAAACCCTCCTACAGAGAAAAAGATCAAACCTATCAAGCCTGCCAAGAACAAGGAGAGTAGAGGCAGCACTAGCATCCAAACCAATCAGTCTTTCAACGTCTTGGCACACAAAGATCACATTCGGGGGAACAGCAAGTCCAAAAGCAACCTGAGGACTTCACCCATTCCTTCACAAGTCAAAGGCAAAGTCAGAAAACCTCCCGATCTCATCGTCAATGGGATAACCTCTACAAAGACTGGTCAGAAAAGCACAGACTCAACCTCTGTCAGAACGAGGGTTACAGAGCCCATACATCCAAGCTGCAAAAAGCTGAACAACGACAAAAAGGCACTTAAAATAAAAGTACCTTGTCAGAAACATATTCAGCAGAGGGAACCGAAAAGTGCCAGACAAGCCAAGACTGGGTCACAACTGGGGACCCTGAGGGCCAAGTCAGCCGTGGACTACATCACGTATAGTGATATCTTCCAGGAAATCAACACCGGGGATGAGGAGGGACCAGTCATCTATGAGATGTTTGCCGGCCCGGTGTTTGACAACATAAGAGTTTCCAGTTCAAGTGAGAGGACGAGGCAGGTCCTGTCTGCCCCGTCTAGGAAGACCCAAACCCACAGGACCAAACACAAATGCCCTAAACCACTGGAGAGCAGAAGAGTGAGGCGAAGCCCTGTGGACAAGGCCAAGCAGAGGAAGAACAGGGCTATTAGGCCTATATCCAGGGGAAAGTCGCATCTGACGCCTATCGCCAGCACGCATGACAAAGACCACGTGGTGGTTATTTCTGGGCTTGACTTGCAAATCCACATCCAGACTAAGACTGAGCTGGTCCTCGGTAAAGATGGAGAAGAGACCGTCTCTCCCAGCACACCCGAGGTTCAGGAGGGGGACCATATGTTGTCACTGTCAGTGATCGAAGAAGTGCTGTCTATGTCCAGCCATACGCCAAACCCACTAATCTCTCACCACTGGCCGAGAGACGAAACCTCCCCCAGTCAGACAAAGACTAAACTCACATCTCATTCTGACCTAGATGATGATCACCACCATGTGCTGCACAATAGGGGACCCATGGCGAACATGTCAGAAAATGAGAAAAACAAGGCAAATCATTTAGACCATTCATCCACCCCATCCAATTGCCCTGTGCAGCCTAAGATCAACACCTGGACCTCAGGTAGCTGTGACAGCAGGACAGTGTCCCCTGTGTTCCAGAAGTTTCTGGATGATGTGGGGGAGGGACCACTGACCGATGACCTGCTCCGTTGTCTGGCAGAAGAGCTGATATCACTGGATGAGAGAGATGGTGTATGTCCAGAAAACAACTGTGACTCAGACCAGAGGGAATTCAGAAACAATTCTGAGCTGAGATGTGAGAAGTCATTACTGGGG GATTTTACATCACCTGGAGAAGTGCTCAGTGGGTCTGGGTTAGTAGTGGATGATGCCATCACCTGGAGGAAAGGAGAAGTGCTGGGCAGAGGAGCTTATGGAACT GTGTACTGTGGACTGACCAACCAAGGCCAGCTGATAGCCGTAAAACAGGTGGCCCTGGACGCCTCAGACCTCGAAACCGCAGACAAGGAGTACAACCGTCTACAGGAAGAAGTAGACCTCTTAAAGAACCTCCATCACGACAACATTGTGGGATTTCTGGGCACCTCTCTGCGGGACCACATGGTCAGCATCTTCATGGAGTATGTCCCCGGAGGCTCCATTGCCAGCGTGCTCCACCGCTTTGGTCCCCTTCCGGAGCGCGTCCTGGCCCTGTACACCCGCCAGATCCTGGAGGGCGTGTCCTACCTGCACCTCAACAGGGTCATCCACAGGGACCTGAAGGGGAACAATGTGATGTTGATGCCTACGGGAGTAGTCAAGTTGATAGACTTCGGCTGCGCCCGCCGTTTGAGATGCCTCACTCATACGTACAGTCATAGTGACCTCCTGAAATCGGTGCACGGCACGCCCTATTGGATGGCGCCAGAGGTAATCAACGAGACGGGTCACGGCAGGAAGTCGGACATCTGGAGCGTGGGGTGCACAGTGTTTGAAATGGCCACGGGGAAGCCGCCGCTGTCACACATGGACAAGATGGCAGCGCTGTTCTACATTGGGGCGAGGCGAGGCCTAATGCCCTCGCTGCCTGACAGGTTCTCAGAGGACGCCAGGGATTTTGTTCAAGTCTGTCTGACCAA TGACCAGAAACAGCGCCCGTCTGCAGAACAACTATTGGACCACCCTTTCATTCCTAACAATGTGATCTTAGTTTAG
- the map3k19 gene encoding mitogen-activated protein kinase kinase kinase 19 isoform X2, whose amino-acid sequence MDTLMDMRQAYQDLGKGSSQCSSLPSLWFRARHLDKLDPTPGLLKTTGSSSCLPVPPRLRWEAVAPSPVAPHPAQLSQSAPGLLEPLLDSLVQARVHIQNRLGCGETEKKSSGRKGSFPALLPGPIRTPKLLAPLEGRHRNGGVLPGLKHPSPLKPISLVPLTSMSSITSRLRRERLARTRVSPRGSPGTRGGSEESSFSSQSSIDLEVEVDDNKRDLRDLRETTAKQHAGETLEGRLQLDLDSSGKFNVGDYSQDNADHRNRESTRHQGAFPRDNKEGVSIKSDPGGRGYKAIIELSHQLNPDLTNFKDVNSTSCFERDCEGEVVAVEWTKVMCSGGLSKETTSTEPTTTCPFASKRNGNKEIQVDDNAKTSVVDDTEYQCLPSTVNVTLPELNPPTEKKIKPIKPAKNKESRGSTSIQTNQSFNVLAHKDHIRGNSKSKSNLRTSPIPSQVKGKVRKPPDLIVNGITSTKTGQKSTDSTSVRTRVTEPIHPSCKKLNNDKKALKIKVPCQKHIQQREPKSARQAKTGSQLGTLRAKSAVDYITYSDIFQEINTGDEEGPVIYEMFAGPVFDNIRVSSSSERTRQVLSAPSRKTQTHRTKHKCPKPLESRRVRRSPVDKAKQRKNRAIRPISRGKSHLTPIASTHDKDHVVVISGLDLQIHIQTKTELVLGKDGEETVSPSTPEVQEGDHMLSLSVIEEVLSMSSHTPNPLISHHWPRDETSPSQTKTKLTSHSDLDDDHHHVLHNRGPMANMSENEKNKANHLDHSSTPSNCPVQPKINTWTSGSCDSRTVSPVFQKFLDDVGEGPLTDDLLRCLAEELISLDERDGVCPENNCDSDQREFRNNSELRCEKSLLGDFTSPGEVLSGSGLVVDDAITWRKGEVLGRGAYGTVYCGLTNQGQLIAVKQVALDASDLETADKEYNRLQEEVDLLKNLHHDNIVGFLGTSLRDHMVSIFMEYVPGGSIASVLHRFGPLPERVLALYTRQILEGVSYLHLNRVIHRDLKGNNVMLMPTGVVKLIDFGCARRLRCLTHTYSHSDLLKSVHGTPYWMAPEVINETGHGRKSDIWSVGCTVFEMATGKPPLSHMDKMAALFYIGARRGLMPSLPDRFSEDARDFVQVCLTNDQKQRPSAEQLLDHPFIPNNVILV is encoded by the exons ATGGATACCCTGATGGACATGAGGCAAGCCTAccaagatctggggaagggtagcag TCAATGTTCATCTCTACCCAGTCTGTGGTTCAGAGCCAGACACTTAGACAAACTGGATCCTACACCGGGGCTATTGAAGACCACAGGAAGCTCATCCTGCCTGCCTGTTCCCCCCAGGCTCAGATGGGAGGCTGTGGCCCCCAGCCCGGTGGCCCCTCACCCAGCCCAGCTGAGCCAATCTGCCCCCGGTCTATTGGAGCCTCTCCTGGACTCTCTGGTCCAGGCCAGAGTTCACATCCAGAACA GGCTTGgatgtggtgaaacagagaaaAAAAGCAGTGGTCGAAAG GGCTCCTTCCCTGCCCTGCTTCCAGGCCCCATCAGGACCCCCAAGCTGTTAGCCCCTCTGGAGGGGAGGCATAGAAACGGAGGAGTGCTGCCCGGCCTGAAGCACCCTTCTCCCCTAAAGCCCATCAGCCTTGTGCCCCTGACCTCCATGTCCTCCATAACCTCcaggctgaggagggagaggCTGGCCAGGACCAGGGTGAGCCCCAGAGGGTCCCCAGGCACCAGAGGGGGCAGCGAGGAGAGCAGCTTCAGTAGCCAATCCTCCATTGActtggaggtagaggtggatgaCAATAAGAGAGACTTAAGAGACCTAAGAGAGACTACAGCAAAACAACACGCTGGAGAGACTTTAGAGGGAAGGTTGCAGTTGGATCTAGACTCATCTGGAAAGTTTAATGTTGGAGATTACAGTCAGGATAATGCAGACCATAGGAATAGGGAGTCGACAAGACATCAGGGTGCCTTTCCTAGGGATAACAAGGAAGGAGTATCTATCAAATCTGACCCTGGAGGGAGAGGGTACAAAGCAATAATTGAGTTGAGTCACCAACTTAACCCCGATTTGACGAATTTCAAAGATGTTAACAGCACTTCATGCTTTGAGAGGGACTGTGAGGGTGAGGTTGTGGCAGTGGAATGGACGAAGGTGATGTGCTCAGGGGGTCTCTCAAAAGAGACTACAAGTACTGAGCCAACTACCACATGTCCCTTTGCATCTAAAAGAAATGGAAACAAAGAGATTCAAGTTGATGACAATGCAAAGACTAGTGTTGTGGACGACACCGAGTATCAATGTCTTCCTTCTACTGTGAATGTCACACTACCTGAATTAAACCCTCCTACAGAGAAAAAGATCAAACCTATCAAGCCTGCCAAGAACAAGGAGAGTAGAGGCAGCACTAGCATCCAAACCAATCAGTCTTTCAACGTCTTGGCACACAAAGATCACATTCGGGGGAACAGCAAGTCCAAAAGCAACCTGAGGACTTCACCCATTCCTTCACAAGTCAAAGGCAAAGTCAGAAAACCTCCCGATCTCATCGTCAATGGGATAACCTCTACAAAGACTGGTCAGAAAAGCACAGACTCAACCTCTGTCAGAACGAGGGTTACAGAGCCCATACATCCAAGCTGCAAAAAGCTGAACAACGACAAAAAGGCACTTAAAATAAAAGTACCTTGTCAGAAACATATTCAGCAGAGGGAACCGAAAAGTGCCAGACAAGCCAAGACTGGGTCACAACTGGGGACCCTGAGGGCCAAGTCAGCCGTGGACTACATCACGTATAGTGATATCTTCCAGGAAATCAACACCGGGGATGAGGAGGGACCAGTCATCTATGAGATGTTTGCCGGCCCGGTGTTTGACAACATAAGAGTTTCCAGTTCAAGTGAGAGGACGAGGCAGGTCCTGTCTGCCCCGTCTAGGAAGACCCAAACCCACAGGACCAAACACAAATGCCCTAAACCACTGGAGAGCAGAAGAGTGAGGCGAAGCCCTGTGGACAAGGCCAAGCAGAGGAAGAACAGGGCTATTAGGCCTATATCCAGGGGAAAGTCGCATCTGACGCCTATCGCCAGCACGCATGACAAAGACCACGTGGTGGTTATTTCTGGGCTTGACTTGCAAATCCACATCCAGACTAAGACTGAGCTGGTCCTCGGTAAAGATGGAGAAGAGACCGTCTCTCCCAGCACACCCGAGGTTCAGGAGGGGGACCATATGTTGTCACTGTCAGTGATCGAAGAAGTGCTGTCTATGTCCAGCCATACGCCAAACCCACTAATCTCTCACCACTGGCCGAGAGACGAAACCTCCCCCAGTCAGACAAAGACTAAACTCACATCTCATTCTGACCTAGATGATGATCACCACCATGTGCTGCACAATAGGGGACCCATGGCGAACATGTCAGAAAATGAGAAAAACAAGGCAAATCATTTAGACCATTCATCCACCCCATCCAATTGCCCTGTGCAGCCTAAGATCAACACCTGGACCTCAGGTAGCTGTGACAGCAGGACAGTGTCCCCTGTGTTCCAGAAGTTTCTGGATGATGTGGGGGAGGGACCACTGACCGATGACCTGCTCCGTTGTCTGGCAGAAGAGCTGATATCACTGGATGAGAGAGATGGTGTATGTCCAGAAAACAACTGTGACTCAGACCAGAGGGAATTCAGAAACAATTCTGAGCTGAGATGTGAGAAGTCATTACTGGGG GATTTTACATCACCTGGAGAAGTGCTCAGTGGGTCTGGGTTAGTAGTGGATGATGCCATCACCTGGAGGAAAGGAGAAGTGCTGGGCAGAGGAGCTTATGGAACT GTGTACTGTGGACTGACCAACCAAGGCCAGCTGATAGCCGTAAAACAGGTGGCCCTGGACGCCTCAGACCTCGAAACCGCAGACAAGGAGTACAACCGTCTACAGGAAGAAGTAGACCTCTTAAAGAACCTCCATCACGACAACATTGTGGGATTTCTGGGCACCTCTCTGCGGGACCACATGGTCAGCATCTTCATGGAGTATGTCCCCGGAGGCTCCATTGCCAGCGTGCTCCACCGCTTTGGTCCCCTTCCGGAGCGCGTCCTGGCCCTGTACACCCGCCAGATCCTGGAGGGCGTGTCCTACCTGCACCTCAACAGGGTCATCCACAGGGACCTGAAGGGGAACAATGTGATGTTGATGCCTACGGGAGTAGTCAAGTTGATAGACTTCGGCTGCGCCCGCCGTTTGAGATGCCTCACTCATACGTACAGTCATAGTGACCTCCTGAAATCGGTGCACGGCACGCCCTATTGGATGGCGCCAGAGGTAATCAACGAGACGGGTCACGGCAGGAAGTCGGACATCTGGAGCGTGGGGTGCACAGTGTTTGAAATGGCCACGGGGAAGCCGCCGCTGTCACACATGGACAAGATGGCAGCGCTGTTCTACATTGGGGCGAGGCGAGGCCTAATGCCCTCGCTGCCTGACAGGTTCTCAGAGGACGCCAGGGATTTTGTTCAAGTCTGTCTGACCAA TGACCAGAAACAGCGCCCGTCTGCAGAACAACTATTGGACCACCCTTTCATTCCTAACAATGTGATCTTAGTTTAG
- the LOC115110168 gene encoding LOW QUALITY PROTEIN: cyclin-T2-like (The sequence of the model RefSeq protein was modified relative to this genomic sequence to represent the inferred CDS: inserted 1 base in 1 codon), whose amino-acid sequence MAACRGSSSKWFFTREQIEATPSRRSGVDPDKELSYRQQAANLIQDMGQRLNVSQLTINTAIVYMHRFYMFHSFTKFHRNIISPTTLFLAAKVEEQPRKLEHVIKVAHACLNPQETPLDTKSNAYLQQAQELVILETIVLQTLGFEITIEHPHTDVVKCSQLVRASKDLAQTSYFMATNSLHLTTFCLQHKPTVIACVCIHLACKWSNWEIPVSTDGKHWWEYVDNSVTLELLDELTHEFLQILEKTPSRLKRIRNWRTTQAAKKTKGDGSQANDPYPGPSLIHEHSLGDAIPGVSNSAFSKAASSFPVPLPGHASGPLSLDSIASMQGTSYTFTAPSDWPQDTGGRLEGGSYSLKTDALGLQQGPPMNPNRPDKSGEFNPTKHEHKVGSGGGVGKQQQPIFPPPPPPAQKMSLDKYREKHAAELAVQHKRRAEQQSFEPEGRDSYIPSVQSDHRKHMQLHPNPGSSSTTASPLKMKLATPGQDKVPSDKRDKGGSLKLRLPIPSQGGVASKEELKMKIKVSSERHSSSDEGGAKSKHSSPLVSKEKHREHSTHRHHHKQHGHSHLHAAQHSGNGRXGPEGPAGAGPAVLRRPLGLGGVEGVAGMAPSSGSSSSRKRGHPHVASHNHHSSKTSKSSKGGAGGLRTSQRPSETGQEASGEPQS is encoded by the exons ATGGCGGCGTGCCGGGGATCCTCTTCAAAATGGTTTTTCACCCGGGAGCAAATCGAAGCCACGCCGTCCCGCCGTTCGGGAGTGGATCCGGACAAGGAGCTATCTTACCGACAGCAGGCGGCTAACCTCATTCAAGATATGGGCCAGAGACTCAACGT CTCACAACTTACAATAAATACAGCAATTGTTTACATGCATAGATTTTATATGTTCCACTCTTTCACCAAATTCCACAGAAAT ATCATTTCTCCAACCACCTTATTCCTAGCTGCGAAAGTTGAAGAGCAACCTCGGAAACTTGAGCATGTTATTAAAGTTGCCCATGCTTGTCTAAACCCTCAAGAGACCCCGCTTGATACAAAGAGTAAT GCATACCTCCAGCAAGCTCAAGAGCTGGTGATACTTGAAACCATAGTGCTGCAGACTTTAG GATTTGAAATAACTATTGAACATCCACACACTGATGTGGTGAAATGTTCCCAGCTAGTGAGAG CAAGCAAGGATCTGGCACAGACTTCCTATTTCATGGCTACCAACAG CCTCCACCTCACCACCTTCTGCCTGCAACACAAGCCCACAGTAATCGCCTGCGTCTGCATCCACCTGGCCTGTAAATGGTCCAACTGGGAGATCCCGGTCTCCACTGACGGGAAACACTGGTGGGAGTACGTGGACAACTCTGTCACACTGGAGCTTCTCGATG AACTGACGCATGAGTTCCTTCAGATTCTGGAGAAGACACCGAGCAGGTTGAAGAGGATACGAAATTGGAGG ACCACGCAAGCTGCCAAGAAGACCAAGGGGGATGGCTCTCAGGCAAACGACCCCTACCCAGGACCCTCCCTGATCCACGAACATTCCCTGGGAGATGCCATCCCTGGGGTCTCCAACTCAGCCTTCTCCAAAGCCGCTTCATCGTTCCCTGTCCCTCTGCCAGGGCACGCCAGTGGGCCCCTCTCCCTGGACTCTATCGCGTCCATGCAGGGCACCTCCTACACCTTCACAGCCCCCAGCGACTGGCCCCAGGATACGGGGGGTCGCTTGGAGGGAGGAAGCTATTCCCTCAAAACGGATGCACTTGGCCTCCAGCAGGGTCCTCCAATGAACCCGAACAGACCCGATAAGTCAGGAGAGTTCAACCCTACTAAACATGAACACAAGGTCGGGTCAGGGGGGGGTGTGGGGAAGCAACAACAGCCAATTTTCCCTCCACCGCCCCCACCGGCTCAGAAAATGTCCCTGGACAAGTATAGAGAGAAGCACGCTGCTGAGCTGGCGGTGCAGCATAAACgcagggcagagcagcagagttTCGAGCCTGAGGGCAGGGACTCATATATACCCTCTGTCCAATCAGACCACAGGAAACACATGCagctccaccctaaccctgggaGCAGCAGCACCACTGCCTCCCCTCTTAAAATGAAGCTCGCCACGCCAGGCCAGGACAAGGTCCCCTCTGACAAACGGGACAAGGGGGGCTCACTCAAACTCCGCCTTCCAATTCCTTCTCAGGGGGGCGTGGCCAGCAAAGAGGAGCTGAAGATGAAAATCAAGGTGTCCTCGGAGCGCCACAGCTCTTCTGATGAGGGCGGGGCCAAGAGCAAACATTCCAGCCCGCTAGTGAGCAAGGAGAAGCACCGAGAACACTCaacccaccgccaccaccacAAGCAGCACGGCCACTCTCACCTTCATGCAGCACAGCACAGTGGCAACGGCC GGGGTCCCGAGGGGCCAGCGGGGGCCGGGCCAGCCGTCCTCCGGAGACCCCTAGGGCTGGGGGGTGTTGAGGGGGTGGCGGGCATGGCCCCTAGCTCTGGTTCCAGCTCCTCCCGCAAGAGGGGGCACCCACACGTCGCAAGCCACAACCACCACTCCTCCAAAACGAGCAAAAGCTCCAAGGGCGGCGCAG GTGGGCTACGAACATCTCAACGCCCTAGTGAAACTGGACAAGAAGCCAGTGGAGAGCCGCAGTCTTGA